The nucleotide window CGCCGGGCTGCACTCACGCGGCCGCACGCACGGCGGGGGCGTGGCGCTGCGGGGACCCGGGCCGCTCGCTTCCGCCCCCGCTACCGCGCGCCTCCTGGGTTAGGCCGTCACGGCCTACGGCCCGCGTCCGCGCCCTGGCCCGCTCCTGCAGCCGCTCCGCCGGCTCCCAGGTGCCCGCGGCCGGACTCCGCCTTCATCTGGCTCACCGCGCCCTTTTCCTTTTGCCCCACCGGAAAGCCAAAACAATTGGAGCCGCGCAGGCGCGGGAAGGAAACGGAAAGCAGGAAGGGCGGAGGCGGCGCGAGGTGACGCTGGCGTCTGAGCCGGGGCTTCCCGGGCGACCGCTGGGCGGCCAGGGCGCGTGCGCGGAGCGGGGTCGCCTTCCCGTCCTGTCCCCACACCGCCGTTCCCCTCCCTTGCCCCCGCCAGCTGCCCCGGCTCAGGCGTGGCCTGGGAAAAGCATCTCCGGAAGCTCTATGCAGCGGCATCAGGAATTCTGTGGCTGGTGCAGTTATTCCTCCTTGAGGTGTCTCCCGGAGGTACAGACGCTTGCAGGTTGGGTCAGGAGAGGGGACCAACGGAACCAAACAGTATAACACACCGGGAAGTTGAAGTTGGAGGAAGATAGTGGGCCGTTTGCTGAATGGGCTCTGTTTCCTTAATCCCAGTCTCCAATGCCCTCGACTTTTCAAAGCACGTTCATTTTGCTAAGGCCTGGG belongs to Onychomys torridus chromosome 3, mOncTor1.1, whole genome shotgun sequence and includes:
- the LOC118579523 gene encoding guanine nucleotide-binding protein G(s) subunit alpha isoforms XLas-like, whose protein sequence is MPPTGWGVMLAQDSKASHSLSPNCFWNVAGKESKARAWSPFVCRRFTNTRHARSKTALPRRDAAPIPAARAGRAGNTARSAEAPGFESRRRRPGPQRPPARPPARLPASRRAGPTLASRRPAHRATPPGCTHAAARTAGAWRCGDPGRSLPPPLPRASWVRPSRPTARVRALARSCSRSAGSQVPAAGLRLHLAHRALFLLPHRKAKTIGAAQAREGNGKQEGRRRREVTLASEPGLPGRPLGGQGACAERGRLPVLSPHRRSPPLPPPAAPAQAWPGKSISGSSMQRHQEFCGWCSYSSLRCLPEPMV